A window of Sagittula sp. P11 genomic DNA:
TCGGGCGAGCAGTTGGTGTCGACAACCGCGACAACCGGGATGCCCAGCTTGTTGGCTTCGGCCACGGCCAGCTGCTCTTTCTTGACGTCGATGACGAACAGCATGTCCGGCACGCCACCCATCTCACGGATGCCGCCCAGCGAGGCCTGCAGCTTCGCCTGGTCGCGTTCCATGTTCAGGCGCTCTTTCTTGGTGAGGCCCTCTGCGCCGGATTCCATCTGCTCGTCGATGGAACGCAGGCGGTTGATCGACTGCGACACGGTCTGCCAGTTGGTCAGCGTGCCACCGAGCCAGCGGTGGTTCATGTAGTACTGTGCGCACTTCTCGGCCGCTTCGGCGATCGGCTGTGCTGCCTGACGCTTGGTGCCGACGAAGAGAACGCGGCCGCCCTTGGCGACGCAGTCACGGATGGCCTGCAGAGCCTGGTCCAGCATCGGGACGGTCTGCGTCAGGTCCATGATGTGGATGCCGTTGCGCGCACCGTAGATGAACTCGCCCATGCGGGGGTTCCAGCGCTGCGTCTGGTGGCCGAAGTGAACGCCAGCTTCAAGCAGCTGACGCATGTTGAACTCGGGAAGAGCCATGCCTTCTATCCTTTCCGGTTTAGCCTCGGCGGGGGATTTGTCCGGATCATTCCGGGCCAACCGGTGGACCTATGGGGATGTCTCCCCCATAAGGCCCGCCCCCGCCTGCGGGTTCGTGAGGGGGCCATTACAGAGGTTTGTACGCCGTGGCAAGCCCATAACGGCCGGCGATGCGGGCATGGCGCCATACAGCCTTTCCTGAGCTGCGGATCGGCGGTGGCGTGACCGGGGCCAAGTGGGGTTTCGCGCGGAAGATCGCGACAGGCAAGTGGATCGTTCGGAATTGCGAGGGGCCGCGCAGCAATGCGGCCCAACCGTTTGAATTTCCTGTCTTAGTCGGCCAGCGAGATCAAAGGAAAA
This region includes:
- the rpsB gene encoding 30S ribosomal protein S2, coding for MALPEFNMRQLLEAGVHFGHQTQRWNPRMGEFIYGARNGIHIMDLTQTVPMLDQALQAIRDCVAKGGRVLFVGTKRQAAQPIAEAAEKCAQYYMNHRWLGGTLTNWQTVSQSINRLRSIDEQMESGAEGLTKKERLNMERDQAKLQASLGGIREMGGVPDMLFVIDVKKEQLAVAEANKLGIPVVAVVDTNCSPDGVDYIIPGNDDAARAIALYCDLASRAALDGMTGQMEAAGVDLGALEEAPAEELLAGTDGN